Proteins encoded within one genomic window of Humulus lupulus chromosome 1, drHumLupu1.1, whole genome shotgun sequence:
- the LOC133777471 gene encoding uncharacterized protein LOC133777471 encodes MPKKSFYDSSTGGDSPNYYQQQLHSDYRTQATTSKGPLVKQYQQPRRGHHDNHELSEEHISVSRYKHDREYCSRSPRHVRSSECPRRPREQDEMDGIKHHESKHSSSRLSKHHDNRSSRSLKHSDYRSKSKDRRHRERYENHSSEPLSRFEDRYNPLESHDTHEDGNSSISKYYGSDKFHDEEN; translated from the coding sequence ATGCCTAAAAAAAGCTTCTATGACTCTTCAACAGGTGGAGATAGCCCAAATTACTACCAGCAACAATTGCACTCTGATTATAGGACTCAAGCTACAACTTCTAAGGGTCCTTTGGTAAAACAATATCAGCAACCAAGAAGAGGCCATCATGATAACCATGAACTCTCAGAGGAACATATAAGTGTCAGTAGGTATAAACACGATAGAGAGTACTGTTCCAGAAGTCCAAGACATGTCCGGTCAAGTGAGTGCCCTCGTAGACCAAGGGAACAAGATGAAATGGATGGAATCAAGCATCATGAGAGTAAACACTCATCTTCTAGACTATCTAAGCATCATGATAACAGATCATCCAGGTCCTTAAAACATTCTGATTACAGATCAAAATCTAAAGATCGGCGACACAGGGAAAGATATGAGAATCACAGTTCAGAGCCTCTGTCACGTTTCGAGGATAGATACAACCCTTTAGAGTCTCATGACACACATGAAGATGGTAACTCTTCCATCAGCAAATATTATGGATCAGATAAATTTCATGATGAGGAGAATTGA